TGTAATTTTATAATTGTATAAAATTACAATGTCACAAACAAAATTATCCTTTTGTTTATCGACAGTTACGTCGACGcgcacaagttttttttttttgaacgaaaggcaggagcactgccaGATCATATAAGAAGAAGGAGAATGCGGTACATTACAGTTGTTGTATTACATAAATAACTAATTAACTCAAACATAATGCTCTTAAAAAACATTAGGAACTATGCGGACTCCTTCCATCGCACGCTCTCCGTCGGATCTCCATTTCCAATTTGATCAGATTAAGAACTCCGACCGGCAACAGTGATGAACCCTGAAAAATTCTACGGTTTCTCTCATTCCAAATATTCCAGGCCGTGTAGATTGAAATCGTCACCGCCTGTCTCCTGTTGAGAGtgcttctaccttgcatcataGAGTTCCACCAATCCTGGAGCAAACAACCTGACTGGGGAACCTGAATGAGGCCCTCTGTCCATTGTCCGACAAGAAACCAAACTTCCTGGGCAAAGCAGCAATGCAAGCAGAGGTGAGCCGGCGTCTCTGGTTCCTGATTGCAGAGAGAACACAAAGGGTCACATGCTATTCCCTTAGCGAGTAGATTGTCTgctgtttgtatttttccgTGGACCAACAACCAAGCAAAAAAACGGTGCTTCCCTTCTGCCTTGGCTTGCCAAATTGCCGAAGAATCAAAGGTGCAGAATGATCCAGCAAATTGAATGTCATATGCCGACTTAGATGTATACTGGCCGTTGGGTGTCCATTTCCAAGTTATTTGATCCGGTTCTTCAGTGAAAACCACACTTTGTACACTGTCCCACAGACCCACAAATTCTGCAATTTCAGATGCATTGGACATTCTCCATAGCCCTCTTGTCCAGGTTTGATTCCCTATTTCTTCCCTGACTGTAAGACCTTTCCTCCAAGCAAGCTTATACAGCTGAGGCGCTAAATCTCTGGGGGCCCTTCCACCACACCATGGTGACTCTCAAAACAGAGCAGTGCGACCATTGCCAAGAGTTACCTGTGTACTACATCTGAAAAGCTGCTTATCCACTTCAGAACATGGTACAGGAGACCCAACCCAAGGCCGATCAGGATCTACCCACCTGTACCACAGCCACCTGATCCGTAGGGCTCGACTAAATTTTTCCAAATCCAGAACTCCCAAGCCACCTTTGAATTTTGGCCGTTTTACTGTTTCCCATGTCACTAGGCAGTGCCCTCCCTTTGCTTCAGAAACGCCCCTCCATAGAAAGCCTCTTCTAATTTTATCAATCCTCTTGATCATCCATTTTTTAGGTTCCACCACCGTAAGAAAGTAGACTGGAATCGACGATAGCACGGTGTTCACTAATTTCAATCTCGCTGCCTTATTCAAGAACCTTGCTTTCCAAGTTGCCAACCTGTTGGACACCTTATCAATGATTGGCTGCACATCCACTCTACGAAGCTTCTGTAATCTCAAAGGTAAACCCAAGTACTGACATGGGAATCCTTTCACTTGACATGGAAAACCCTGCATTACCTCTTCTAGATTAACTGCTTCACAAGCTATTGGGTACACCGCGCATTTGCTTTGATTAATAAATAGCCCTGATGCATGCGCAAAAATCTGTAGCAAGTCAGCTGCCACCTGAACTTCTTCTTTAACTGGATTCAGAAATATTGCAGCATCATCCGCATAGAGGCTTGCCCTAAAATTAGCATTACGCCCTGCCAATGGTGAGAGTAAACCTTGAGCAGCAGCAATTTCAAACAATTTCTGCAGTGGTTCCATTGCAATAATGAATAGCATAGGAGAGAGAGGATCTCCCTGTCGCAAACCCCTATAATGTCTGAACCAACTGCCTTTGGAGCCATTTAGAAGTACTGCAGTGGAACTGGAAGACAGTAGTGCTGAAACCCAGGATCTCCATTTGTGCTGAAAACCAAATTGCTCAAGAACCTCCATCAAGAAGTCCCATCTGACAGAATCAAATGCCTTTGCGATGTCAAGTTTCAAAAATAGTCCCTTTTTCTTTGCTCTGTGCAGATCtctaattaaattttgagtgtAAAGGAAATTATCCTGGATACTTCTTCTCTTGATAAAAGCACTTTGCGATCTCGATATCAACTGATTTAATTCCCCCGACAGCCTTACTGCCAGAATTTTGGAGATTAGCTTTGCAATGGAGTGAGTCAAACTTATTGGTCTGAAGTCCCCTATCAACTGAGCATCTGCCTTCTTGGGCAGGAGTACCATATGTGCCTTGTTAAGATGCAACAAATGCTGACCATGCTGTTGATGAAAGAAAGCCAAAGCCCCCATGATATCCAGCTTGATGACCTGCCAGCTCTTTTTGAGAAACACCCCAACATATCCATCCGGCCCTGGTGCTTTGTCTGCAGCTAGTTCTGAAATAACTGAGAAAACTTCCTCCTCAGTGAATATATCTTCCAAATGTGATAGGTCTCGCCTGGGCAGCTGAATTAGTTCCCAGTTGAGAGTGGTAGTTCTCGGGCTTGGTTGACCAAAGTGATGATTGAAGTGCCTGTAGACTGCCTCAGCTTTGTCAACATGAGAGAAATGTGTCCCTGTATCATCTTTAATTGACTGTATGAAATTCTTTCTTCTGCGACCATTAGCTTGTTGGAAGAACAACTTAGAATTAGCTTCGGCTGCTTTGATATAAGTGAGCCTAGATGTCTGTTTTGCCCTCAACTTCTCCACCGTCGTCATGGCCAAGAATCTTGCTTTGAGGTCACGTTTCAGTGCAATTTCCTGCTCACTTAATGTTCTGAACTCTTGCACCACATCAAATATGGCAATTAACATCTTTGCAGCACATAATAATACTCGGTTGTTCCCAATTAGACATCTTGCCCACTGTTTCAGTGCTGTGCTTGTCCTCTGCAGCTTCGTGTGCAATCTCAAGTATGGATTTGATATGTGAACCTCTCTATTCCATGCCTGTGCCACCACTTCATGATAACCAGGCAGTCTAGGCCAAAATGCTTCAAATTTAAAACCTCTGTGTTTCCTGACTGAGTCATGTGCAGCCATGAATAAAGGGCAATGATTCGAAACTCTGGATGAAAGTGCCTGAAGATAGACATTCGGTTTCATGAGATCCCATTCTGATGAGCAGAAGGCTCTATCAATTCTGGTGTGAGTTCTGTCATTCGACCAAGTGAATTTGCGTCCACGCAAATTCAGTTCTTTGAGTTCTAGATCTTGCACCAAGTCTCTGAACGCGCCCATCAACCTTCTGTTCAAGTTGTCATTGCTTTTATCTCTTGCATGTAGGATCATGTTGAAATCACCAATTATTAGCCATTTGTCCAGCACATCATATTTAATCCATCTGAGTTCCCCCAAGAATTGTAGTTTTGTCTGATCATCTTGCGGCCCATACACTACTGTCAAACTCCACTCCTCACCACCTGAAACTGCCTGAACTGTAGCTGTAACAGTGTGGATTCCAATCCCTCTACTTGTTATTCTGTAGTGCTGATTATCCACTGCCAAGAGAATGCCCCCCCTAGTGCCTGCTGCTGGAAGTACCACAAAATTGTCCTCAAAACGTTGTCCCAGAACTTCTGAAATTATTGTTGTATCCACCACTTCCAACTTTGTCTCCTGCAGCGCAACGACTGTCGCTTTGGTCTCTGAAACCAAATCCCTCACCACCTTCCTTCTTGCCGGATTATTTAGACCCCGCACATTCCAATTTAAGATGTTACAGACATGCTCTAACATAGATAACTAAAGATACAACACTGTCACCGTATCGGGTGAACAAACTCAGGCTTACCACCGCCACACTACTACTCCAACACACATCACCACTACTTCCTACGATACAAAGTATCCTCCACTGAGCCAGACCCACGACACTAGGAACTAAGAACATAAATAACATGACTAACATGACAGACTCAGAGAAGGACACCACTTCTCGCGGCATCAACGGCCGCCTAGGCTTCAGCATCAATGAGCAGGGCCCCCAACTTGTCAGGAGCCCCTTCTTCCGACAAACCAAACATGTCCCGCATCCCCCCAACCACATTTGCTTCCAGCGGACCAACGAACTGGGTGTGCAGCTTGTTCTGATCAGCAGCAGTCGGAGTCGTGATATTTTCTGCCAAACCACACTTCTTGATCAGCAAGGCCGTGGCCTTCTCCTCGACAGACAGGTTGGACCGTGGTTTGTTTGCTAGCCGCGAACTGCGTCGCACCGATCTTGTTGTGCTGCCTAAATTCTCCTTTTGTGGGATTAAGGTATCCATCCTTTTCTTTGCCGCAGATGTAGCCCTGAGTTTTGCAACCGGCGTTTGCAGAACTGGCCTTTTGATCGGAACAAAGAAGTGCAGCAGACGAGTATCTAGCACAGAAGTCCCAGCCGCCTGAACATCACCAAGCGCCATTGCAGAGCCGCAATCCGTGGTCAGACCAGCAGGCTCCTGCGACCCAAGAGGTGGCCCGCCAACGGCCTGGCCTGGCACCACAGAGCAAGGCCCAGCAACAACCCCCGAGCCAACAACACCCGGGGACACAACCGGACCCTCAGGAATCCACTGTCCAGCCGGTACTGTGCTTATCACACCAGCCCCAGACCCGGGCAACGAAGACAACATCTCTGCCCCAGCATCTGTTTGCTGGCCAACCCCATGATCCGTGCCACCACCAGCCACATCATGCATCTGCACCTCGTCTCCCATCGACCCAGGACCCGAAGAACCGCCGCTGGCAAGCTGCAGGtctgcctcctcctgcatcgGGTCCACCAATGGGCTGCACGCTGATTTGAATTGAGTTTCACCAACAAGGAATTGGCACCCTGCCCATGACAGATCCTCCGAAAGACCAAACTGTTTTGGGACAGCACAGGAGACCGGCTGTCCGGTAGCATCACCCTCCACGGTACGCACACcactcttcgtcttcctctggACATCTTCCTCAACCGCATCCACCCCACCACGACGATAGCCATGACGACCTTGACTACCAGCACCGAAGTTTCCGGTACCAGAACGACTCGATCCGGCGAACCGCCCGTCAGCATGCCGATAATGCAAGCTAGGCGGGGGGAATTGTGTCCGCCTGGCACCTCCCTGGCCGTCCCCTGGGGGAGAGTCATCCCTTCTACGACCACCCAAACGATCATGAACCGACCGCCTCCTTGGTTCAGCCATCTCGCCATCACGTACCCCAAGCACCCAGTAGTGGCGATAACACACCGGCCACTCCTCCTCAGGCTCAACAGACGGCAGACCATTTGTAGGTGAAGTGAAAAAATCTTGCACCAGATCAATGTGAATCAGCACATCATACTTCAGAAGCTCGGCTTCGTTGGACCGCTGATAGGGAGAACCCATATCTCCAAGATGAATGAAATACTCCTCCGAAACCGTGATTGGCTCCTCAATCTGCAGCGTGCCGGACTTGGCGATCCCAGTTGGATCATCAGTCCACAACCAGAGACAGAAACACTCCTTCTCATTTTCTTTGTACCTCTTGTCACAAATTCTGTCGACGAAGGATGGCTGACTGAACAAAGGCGCCACTACCTCACACTGCCAAGCATGCGGAGGCACCCCCTCCAAGCATAACCGCACTCTGTACCTGATCTTGGACGCCGCAGCCCCGAATTGCCGCGTCCATGGCCGCAGATGGAGATTTGTGTGCCCCACCTTGATGCCCCTGGAGACGAGGGCAGCGGTACGGAGAGCGGGGTCGGAGAACCGCAGCAGAAAGGTCGCGGCCGCAATCTTCGTCACGCTGAGGGCCAATTCCGAGATGCGAAGCTGGCGTAGAGCATCTCGGCGAACTTGGTCGTCAGTGAGCCTTGCGCGGCCATCAGCTTGCACCGCCAGAAGAGCATGCAGCTCCAAACTCCTCTTCTCGTCCGCAAGCGTCGGCGTGCGAGCCGCGCACGCCACGGCGTGGTCTGGACGAAAGTCCGGGTTGCCCGGATGGGCCTCCGGGAAGTCCATCTCCTTACAGGTCGCCTGCCTGCCCTTTGCCGCCTTCCGATCCCCTCCAAGCTCCTGCTTGCcaaccgccgcctcccggcCGCCTTCCACACGCGCAccacccgccgtccagcaccgCCCCCCAGCCACCGAGGATCGACAGAACCGCGCTTTGTGCCCAGAGCGGTGGCACAGGATGCAGCGCGGCGGATCCCGGCAGGCTGCAATCACGTGATCAGAAGCAAGACAGCGGAAGCACTTCCCAACTGCCTTGGCCTTCAAGAGCTGTAGAAAGCCTCCCGTGTTGCCCTCCTCATGAATGCGAGGCCCCAAGCGCTCCTTTACTGGGATTCCAACATGCGGACCCAGCCTTGATTGGACAGGACGATGCCCCCTGCGCCACCAGTACTTCCCACGAACCTCCTCAAAGCCATCCTCATCAATGCATGGCCTGCTGCCCCGGTGCGAAGCAAAGTAATTCCGTCCACTCCTCTCTGCCTTGTTACTCCAGCTCCTGCGGTAACTTTTCCCGACCACCACATCCCTGTAGGAAGCCGGCTTCACAACGATGGAGCGTAGCTGCGCAGCGCCATGATGGCGATGCCCCACCGCCACACCTTTCTCCTTAACCAGCCTGGAATCCGGCAGCCGGGAATCCTGCCGCAGCGACGCGTCCTCCAGAGAGCAATCAACTCCACACTCACCTGCGGGGGAACAAGGCTCCGGGCTGGAAAAGTTGTAGTCCAGAGCCTCGGAAGGGACGACCGACGTGACGGGGCTCACCGGCGACCGGGgggccggcgaggaggaaggTGGTGGGTGGGCCGTAGGTGGAGGTGggtggaggggtgagggagagctCATCGTGCCTCTTGAAGCTTTTTGTGCTATCTTTTTGGTGCCTAAAATCTGATACCTGGTTCAAAAATTGTAACGCAAACGCCGACGCGCACAAGTTTGATTTTCTATTACATTCATGTGTCCACACATGGATTCTCTACACGACCACTCAACACGAATGCCCCCTCATCCACGGCATCATTCATCAGTTCATCACGGACTGATGGTCTCCTGGCCATCGCGATCGCGCGGTGGTCCAGCTTTTAAATTTTAGACGTCGCGCTTTAATTTCCTGGCCGATGAGACTGCAGGTCATGCCCGTGCCGCTCATGGCCGGTGCCGCCGTGGCCTTCGCAACGATGACCGCCGCGATGGTGGtggccgtcgtcgtcgtggtcaCGGTGGTtgtggtgggggtgggggtctTCATGGTCGTCCATGTGCCAGCAGCCATGGCGGTCGGGCTGGACCCAGCGCCCGTCGCGGCCACGGACCATGCCTTTGTTCTCGTCCTGGCGCCAGCAGGGGGGCACGCCGTGGTGGTCCTTGAGGAAGTCGCACGCCTTGTTCACCAGCGCCGGGTCGCGCCCGCTCGCCAGCACGAACCGCTCCCCGCGCCCGTGGTACCTGCATTATTCATTTATTCCACGCGCAAAGGCCAGAGAAAACACGTCAAGACTCGAGATCAGGTCTGGGGTTTGGTGCAAAAATCACTGTGAATGACGATGGTTTTTGGTTTGGTCAAGCAAACGGCAAACCCTACCGGATCGAGGTGGTTAGAGGACGACTACGACCGAGCACGTGCGCGCAACATATAGTAAACCCGTTGGCAGCTGGATACGgagtatattatattatatataaaAAGAGTAAAAGACAGGTTCTAAATCCGCTAAACAGCCCTGGGCGCTCTGGTGCAGGGTCAGGAAAACGCATCGCATAAATGTGCATTGGTTCCGGTCAGCCTCGGGCGCGCCCTCGTTCAGCAGGATCCCAGGCATCCTCGTCACGTTGTCGTGCACGTTCACCACCCGCAGCGCCTTCACCCCGAGCTCCGTCTCGAACCGCCTCCTGAACGCCGCGTTCCCCACCCGTGGCCCCGCGAACGAGTACACGCACACGGGCGccttcctcctctgctccccgTCCCCGCAAACGGCCACGTTCGCGCCGGACTCGGCGATGTCGTAGGCACTCAGCATCGCCAGCGCGCTACCGAGGCTGTGCCCTGTCACGGTGATGCTCACGTCCTCGCCCATCGCCGCGTACCGGGCGACGAGGCGACGGACCTCCATGAGCACCTGCTCACGCGCCGAGTACTTGCAGAACCGGCAGGTGGGGTCCTTGTCGGTGTAAAGGTCGACGAAGCCTGCCAGCACCTTGACGTCCGGGTCAGGGCACGGGATGCCTTCGTCCGCCACGGGACGGAGGAAGTCCATGAGGTCCGACACCCACTCGAGCCGCGTCACCGTGCCGCGCCACGCGATGGCGATGTCGCGTCGACCCAGCCGGGCACTCTCCTCGTCCGTGGAGACGGCCACGTACTCGATCCAGCTGCCGCTCTGGCTCCAGATCTTGGCACCCGCCCTGGACTGCGGGAAGAAGTTTGGGAACCGGATGTTGGACGTCGCGTAAAGGTACCGTGACACGGCGTACCCACGCGATGCCTCCGGCATGCCGAGGCGATCAAAGAAGTCGCGTCGCGGGTACTTGCA
The Panicum virgatum strain AP13 chromosome 6N, P.virgatum_v5, whole genome shotgun sequence genome window above contains:
- the LOC120678183 gene encoding phospholipase A1-Igamma1, chloroplastic-like, which translates into the protein MRSPPSSPPSSATSSTTSPTHGHQYRDDGDVHQEEVEEDEDDLRLLDARRRGAWKHQAELPTRWREIHGRDDWAGLLDPMDPLLRSELIRYGELAQACYDAFDYDPSSRYCGSCKYPRRDFFDRLGMPEASRGYAVSRYLYATSNIRFPNFFPQSRAGAKIWSQSGSWIEYVAVSTDEESARLGRRDIAIAWRGTVTRLEWVSDLMDFLRPVADEGIPCPDPDVKVLAGFVDLYTDKDPTCRFCKYSAREQVLMEVRRLVARYAAMGEDVSITVTGHSLGSALAMLSAYDIAESGANVAVCGDGEQRRKAPVCVYSFAGPRVGNAAFRRRFETELGVKALRVVNVHDNVTRMPGILLNEGAPEADRNQCTFMRCVFLTLHQSAQGCLADLEPSSSNHLDPVGYHGRGERFVLASGRDPALVNKACDFLKDHHGVPPCWRQDENKGMVRGRDGRWVQPDRHGCWHMDDHEDPHPHHNHRDHDDDGHHHRGGHRCEGHGGTGHERHGHDLQSHRPGN